A genomic stretch from Desulfatitalea tepidiphila includes:
- a CDS encoding ATP-binding protein — MWRTLNLKTRIYLLLSGLMLIALSSGSVMVWYTYRIQGLFNGIVDRSMAAFESAAALELALVNQKGFVTYYFLDGDPGWLQSFTQQHRVFQEQLGQAQQQANTPEQQAKIQEIADRYIDYVRLKERVIEHYKRGEREQGTQLHQTVRQLFEEIIAKCEAHKLEHLTHIRQVRSDLTKGGNKLRFITIITIAIQMVLAIVLGMLLVHQIFSPVYAMLKSTTKGAPSSRPVNVVAALGRSIDSLLVDVNQAHQELEKSRENLLQAEKMAMVGRLAAGMAHSIRNPFTSVKMRLFSLGRSLELDATQKEDFEVISQEIRHIDTIVQNFLEFSRPPKLVMQPISPSVIVDHVLQLLSHRLDSYGVKVDVVRSEMLPEVMADPEQLKEVLVNLIVNACEEMKSGGTIVIDECVELDNDQKMVVLYISDNGPGVSPANVEKIFQPFFTTKDEGTGLGLSIAKRIVAEHGGTLALDPSDTAGATFIIHLPLKGV, encoded by the coding sequence ATGTGGCGGACACTCAACTTGAAAACACGCATCTATTTATTGTTATCGGGCCTGATGTTGATCGCCTTGTCCAGCGGTTCGGTCATGGTTTGGTACACTTACCGCATTCAAGGGCTTTTCAATGGAATCGTCGACCGCAGCATGGCCGCCTTTGAATCCGCAGCGGCCCTTGAATTGGCGTTGGTCAACCAGAAGGGATTCGTGACCTACTACTTTCTGGATGGCGATCCAGGGTGGCTGCAAAGTTTTACGCAGCAGCATCGGGTGTTCCAGGAGCAGCTGGGACAGGCCCAGCAACAGGCCAACACCCCTGAACAACAGGCCAAGATTCAGGAAATCGCAGATCGATATATCGATTACGTGCGCCTTAAAGAGCGCGTGATAGAACATTACAAACGCGGCGAGCGGGAGCAAGGCACCCAACTCCATCAAACCGTAAGACAGCTATTCGAGGAAATCATTGCCAAGTGTGAAGCCCATAAGCTTGAGCACCTCACCCATATTCGCCAGGTCAGAAGTGATTTGACAAAAGGCGGCAACAAGCTGCGGTTTATCACGATCATCACCATTGCCATTCAAATGGTGCTGGCGATCGTGTTGGGCATGCTGTTGGTCCATCAAATCTTTTCACCCGTCTATGCCATGCTGAAGAGCACGACCAAAGGGGCACCCTCTTCGCGTCCGGTTAATGTCGTCGCAGCCTTGGGACGCAGCATCGATAGCCTGCTGGTCGATGTGAATCAGGCCCATCAGGAACTCGAGAAAAGTCGTGAAAACCTGTTGCAAGCGGAAAAGATGGCCATGGTCGGCCGTCTGGCCGCGGGCATGGCCCACAGCATCCGCAACCCTTTTACTTCCGTGAAGATGCGTCTGTTTTCGCTGGGCCGCTCCCTCGAGCTGGATGCCACTCAAAAGGAGGATTTCGAGGTGATCTCTCAGGAAATTCGCCACATCGACACCATTGTCCAGAATTTTCTTGAGTTTTCACGCCCGCCCAAACTGGTCATGCAGCCGATCAGCCCCTCGGTCATCGTGGATCATGTGCTTCAACTCCTGTCTCATCGGCTGGATTCCTATGGTGTCAAGGTCGATGTGGTGCGATCGGAAATGCTGCCCGAAGTCATGGCCGATCCGGAACAGCTCAAGGAGGTGCTGGTCAATCTGATCGTCAATGCCTGCGAGGAGATGAAAAGCGGCGGCACGATCGTCATCGATGAGTGTGTGGAGCTGGACAACGACCAAAAAATGGTCGTTCTCTACATTTCCGATAACGGTCCCGGCGTCTCTCCAGCCAATGTGGAGAAGATCTTTCAGCCATTTTTCACCACCAAGGATGAAGGTACCGGCCTCGGCCTGAGCATCGCCAAGCGTATCGTGGCCGAGCATGGAGGTACCCTCGCCCTGGATCCATCCGATACGGCCGGTGCGACCTTTATAATTCATCTGCCGTTAAAGGGGGTTTGA